One Actinoplanes missouriensis 431 DNA segment encodes these proteins:
- a CDS encoding sensor histidine kinase → MDRTELRKLAWLGAAATVPLVITATANAYLFELPVVIAFLVSAMQSAALPLALTRPWPATLLQFAAIGLCARFLPAYGEMWPLPVPLMILLIAHIGLVGLRSRWPVALSVWVAAALFSTGTALFGPGGQEEYTLATLGVYLTNSAFALLGALLWGQRTRVSRQLAEVRRDFAAEHAQRMIVEERSRIARELHDVVAHGMSVVHMQATSAPYRIKGLNVETVTEFKQIAAGTRSTMHEMRQLLAVLRDETADVPVRPASGLGDLGELAESARRGGVPVQMEISAALDASKIPDALGLVAYRIVQESLSNVIRHAPGAATRVTVTVGGGELLVEVANEEAPARAGAPPPVDAGERTGHGLAGMRERARLAGGTLTAGPLSTGGFRVAATLPLPSPVPRQEDGL, encoded by the coding sequence ATGGACAGGACTGAGCTGCGGAAGCTGGCATGGCTCGGCGCGGCGGCCACGGTGCCGCTCGTCATCACCGCGACCGCCAACGCGTACCTCTTCGAACTGCCCGTCGTCATCGCGTTTCTGGTGTCGGCCATGCAGTCCGCCGCGCTGCCCCTGGCGCTGACCCGGCCCTGGCCGGCCACGCTGCTCCAGTTCGCGGCGATCGGCCTGTGCGCCCGCTTCCTTCCCGCGTACGGGGAGATGTGGCCGCTGCCGGTGCCGCTGATGATCCTGCTGATCGCGCACATCGGGCTCGTCGGCCTGAGGTCACGGTGGCCGGTGGCCCTCTCGGTGTGGGTGGCAGCCGCCCTGTTCAGCACCGGAACGGCGCTCTTCGGTCCGGGCGGACAGGAGGAATACACCCTTGCCACACTGGGCGTCTATCTCACCAACTCCGCGTTCGCGCTGCTCGGGGCGCTGCTGTGGGGCCAGCGCACCAGGGTCAGCCGGCAGTTGGCCGAGGTGCGCCGGGACTTCGCCGCCGAGCACGCACAGCGGATGATCGTCGAGGAACGCAGCCGCATCGCCCGGGAACTGCACGATGTCGTCGCGCACGGCATGTCGGTGGTGCACATGCAGGCCACCTCCGCCCCGTACCGGATCAAGGGTTTGAATGTGGAGACGGTGACCGAGTTCAAACAGATCGCCGCCGGCACGCGCAGCACCATGCACGAGATGCGGCAACTGCTGGCGGTGCTGCGCGACGAGACCGCGGACGTGCCGGTACGCCCGGCATCCGGGCTGGGCGATCTCGGCGAACTGGCCGAGTCGGCCCGGCGGGGCGGAGTCCCGGTGCAGATGGAGATCTCCGCCGCCCTCGACGCGTCGAAGATTCCGGACGCTCTGGGGCTGGTCGCCTACCGCATCGTGCAGGAGTCGCTGAGCAACGTGATCCGGCACGCTCCGGGGGCGGCCACCCGGGTGACCGTCACCGTCGGCGGCGGCGAGCTCCTCGTCGAGGTGGCCAACGAGGAGGCGCCGGCTCGTGCCGGTGCTCCGCCTCCGGTCGACGCCGGCGAGCGGACCGGGCACGGGCTGGCGGGCATGCGCGAACGCGCCCGGCTGGCCGGGGGGACGCTGACGGCCGGACCTCTCAGCACCGGAGGATTCCGGGTCGCCGCCACGCTGCCGTTGCCATCGCCGGTGCCACGCCAGGAGGACGGGCTCTGA
- a CDS encoding DedA family protein, whose translation MNLLQIADTVMTSPAVYLLIFAFTLVDAVLPVMPSEAVIVAAGAFAATGEPDVLGVVLSAALGIVAGDHIMYAIGSRITRRRPASKLAQLIARATPLLRRRGGNLIITGRFVPGGRIATTAACGATHYPIRRFTVYASIAALLWATFATMIGFIGGTAFEEHPIYGVVAGIAIALSVTGVTELVAYRRRRRRPQTLPTP comes from the coding sequence GTGAACCTCCTGCAGATCGCCGACACCGTGATGACCTCACCGGCCGTCTACCTGCTGATCTTCGCCTTCACCCTGGTCGACGCGGTCCTGCCGGTCATGCCGTCGGAAGCCGTCATCGTCGCGGCCGGCGCCTTCGCCGCGACCGGTGAACCCGACGTGCTGGGGGTCGTGCTCAGCGCCGCGCTCGGCATCGTCGCCGGCGACCACATCATGTACGCGATCGGCAGTCGTATCACACGCCGCCGGCCCGCATCGAAGCTCGCCCAGCTCATCGCCAGAGCCACGCCCCTGCTGCGCCGCCGCGGCGGCAACCTCATCATCACCGGCAGGTTCGTACCCGGCGGCCGCATCGCGACCACCGCAGCCTGCGGTGCCACCCACTACCCGATCAGGCGCTTCACGGTCTACGCCTCGATCGCCGCGCTGCTGTGGGCGACCTTCGCCACCATGATCGGCTTCATCGGCGGAACCGCCTTCGAGGAGCACCCGATCTACGGAGTGGTCGCCGGCATCGCGATCGCCCTGTCCGTCACCGGCGTCACCGAACTCGTCGCGTACCGGCGCCGCCGCAGGCGCCCTCAGACGCTGCCCACACCCTGA
- a CDS encoding ABC transporter ATP-binding protein gives MSSPRRSRGGNLALLASFVRPHRRRLLAGLLLGLGVAASALATPLVTKMILDSVSTSASLTAPVAALLGLLVLGVVLGYAQATLLGTVAENVVLDVRTSLVRRFFRGRLPDLQRRSSGELVSRVVADTVLLREASSTSLVNLINGAVSLTGTIVLMAVLDVPLLGVTLAAVTVVGLLVAALMRPIAEAQSRAQDEIGKLGGVLAAGLDAVRTVKADGAEDRQTQRVVMHAEASARHSIKAVRTEAAAWSAADGGIQLAIIAILAFGAWRVSTGDLPVSTLIAFLLYAFGLVAPVSEITLNVTQLQAGIAAAARIRDAESIRTELLDAGAPVPAADAATAGLSFTDVTMTYPGSAHPALTGFTADIPGRGHTALVGPSGSGKTTVFSLLLRFYDPDTGVIRLNGADHRTLSIAAVRHHIAYVQQETPLLPGSIRDNIAFRSPDTDDQIIWQALDAVGLADHVRKLPAGLAEPAAQAGLSGGQRQRVALARAIVTRPAILLLDEATSQLDGLTEAAVQRIITDLAQHSAVITIAHRLSTVIDADTILLMEKGTVRAAGTHRDLLTRDDLYRDLVAALRIGS, from the coding sequence ATGTCATCGCCTCGCCGTTCCCGCGGCGGAAACCTCGCCCTGCTCGCTTCCTTCGTCCGTCCGCACCGCCGCCGGCTCCTGGCCGGCCTGCTGCTCGGGCTCGGCGTCGCCGCCTCCGCGCTGGCCACCCCGCTGGTGACGAAGATGATCCTCGACTCGGTCAGCACGTCCGCCTCCCTGACCGCACCGGTGGCCGCCCTGCTCGGGCTGCTCGTCCTCGGTGTGGTGCTCGGATACGCCCAGGCCACCCTGCTCGGAACGGTCGCCGAGAACGTCGTGCTCGACGTGCGCACCTCGCTGGTCCGCCGGTTCTTCCGCGGGCGCCTGCCCGACCTGCAGCGCCGGTCCTCCGGCGAACTGGTCTCCCGCGTCGTCGCGGACACCGTGCTGCTGCGGGAAGCCTCCTCGACGAGCCTCGTCAACCTGATCAACGGAGCGGTCTCGCTCACCGGCACCATCGTCCTCATGGCCGTGCTGGACGTGCCGCTGCTGGGCGTCACCCTGGCCGCGGTCACCGTGGTCGGACTGCTCGTCGCCGCCCTGATGCGGCCGATCGCCGAAGCACAGAGCAGGGCCCAGGACGAGATCGGCAAACTCGGGGGCGTGCTCGCCGCCGGGCTCGACGCCGTCCGTACCGTCAAGGCCGACGGCGCCGAGGACCGCCAGACCCAGCGGGTCGTGATGCACGCCGAGGCCTCGGCCCGGCACAGCATCAAGGCCGTCCGCACCGAAGCCGCCGCCTGGTCGGCCGCTGACGGCGGCATTCAACTCGCCATCATCGCGATCCTGGCGTTCGGCGCCTGGCGGGTGAGCACCGGCGACCTCCCGGTCTCGACGCTCATCGCCTTCCTGCTGTACGCCTTCGGGCTCGTCGCGCCGGTCTCCGAGATCACCCTCAACGTCACCCAGCTGCAGGCCGGCATCGCCGCGGCCGCACGCATCCGCGACGCCGAATCGATCCGCACCGAACTCCTCGACGCAGGCGCCCCGGTCCCGGCCGCCGACGCGGCAACCGCCGGGCTGAGCTTCACCGACGTCACCATGACCTACCCCGGCAGCGCCCACCCCGCCTTGACCGGGTTCACCGCCGACATCCCCGGCCGCGGCCACACCGCGCTGGTCGGGCCCTCCGGATCCGGCAAGACAACCGTCTTCTCCCTGCTCCTGCGCTTCTACGACCCCGACACCGGCGTCATCCGGCTCAACGGCGCCGACCACCGAACCCTCAGCATCGCGGCCGTCCGCCACCACATCGCCTACGTACAGCAGGAGACGCCGCTGCTGCCCGGCAGCATCCGCGACAACATCGCCTTCCGCTCCCCCGACACCGACGACCAGATCATCTGGCAGGCCCTCGACGCCGTCGGGCTCGCCGACCACGTCCGGAAACTCCCGGCCGGCCTTGCCGAACCCGCGGCACAGGCAGGACTCTCCGGTGGGCAGCGCCAACGCGTCGCCCTCGCCCGGGCCATCGTCACCCGGCCCGCCATCCTGCTGCTCGACGAGGCCACCTCACAACTCGACGGCCTCACCGAAGCCGCCGTCCAGAGAATCATCACCGACCTCGCACAGCACAGCGCCGTGATCACCATCGCGCACCGGCTCTCCACGGTGATCGACGCCGACACCATCCTGCTCATGGAGAAGGGAACGGTACGCGCCGCCGGCACACACCGTGACCTCCTCACCCGCGACGACCTGTACCGCGACCTAGTCGCGGCCCTGCGCATCGGGAGCTGA
- a CDS encoding ABC transporter ATP-binding protein, whose translation MPPLLVADDVSKSFGATPALKGASLQVFPGEVLALTGPSGSGKSTLLHCLSGILTPDSGRISYEGRDLSALPDGERSALRRGAFGFVFQFGQLVPELTCLENVALPLRLSGVRRRQAERSAGELLARLQVADVAGKRPGQASGGQGQRVAVARALITAPRVVFADEPTGALDSHNGEQVMRLLIAAARERGSAVVLVTHEARIASWADREVMFRDGAADTPAVSR comes from the coding sequence GTGCCACCGTTGCTCGTCGCCGACGACGTCAGTAAGTCGTTCGGGGCCACGCCCGCCCTGAAGGGCGCGTCGTTGCAGGTCTTTCCGGGTGAGGTGCTGGCGTTGACCGGCCCCTCGGGCTCCGGCAAGTCCACGCTGTTGCACTGCCTGTCCGGCATCCTCACCCCTGACTCCGGCCGGATCAGCTACGAGGGCCGGGACCTGAGCGCGCTGCCGGACGGTGAGCGCAGCGCGCTGCGGCGCGGCGCGTTCGGTTTCGTCTTCCAGTTCGGGCAGCTGGTTCCCGAACTCACCTGCCTGGAGAACGTCGCTCTGCCGCTGCGGCTCTCCGGTGTCCGCCGCAGGCAGGCCGAACGGTCAGCGGGGGAGCTGCTGGCGCGTCTGCAGGTGGCTGACGTCGCCGGCAAACGGCCCGGGCAGGCGTCGGGCGGACAGGGGCAGCGGGTGGCGGTGGCTCGTGCGTTGATCACCGCTCCCCGCGTGGTCTTCGCCGATGAGCCGACCGGCGCGCTCGACTCCCACAACGGGGAGCAGGTGATGCGGTTGCTCATCGCCGCGGCCAGGGAGCGTGGCAGCGCGGTGGTGCTGGTCACCCACGAGGCCCGGATCGCGTCGTGGGCCGACCGCGAGGTCATGTTCCGCGACGGCGCCGCCGACACCCCGGCGGTGTCCCGATGA
- a CDS encoding FAD-dependent monooxygenase has translation MIDVLVAGAGPNGLMLACELALAGVHPVVLERRLEPTGEPRANGLVGQVVRLLDRRGLYTRLSGESTPPAPLPAFTFGALPLDLTMLADNPHYVLGVPQARLEAELAARATELGVDVRRGHEIIGLRQRPDAVEVDLADGTRLTCRFLVGADGGHSTVRRLAGIGFPGVTDDRSVSRTATVTVPASFLDPATGGLRVPGYGVVPPFQHTRTPRGLIAWAPFPGRPAVLTTTEWPGTPGSAPQPAGPAEPMSLAELRASVARVLGAGLPIGPPDGPGLLRRLTGGNTRIADRYRDGRVLLLGDAAHVHPAIGGPGLNLGLQDAANLGWKLAATVRGWAPDDLLDTYEAERRPVADRVVMSTLAQSALIGPGEEITGLRELFTELLRTPQVTGHIAALMSGADVSYPAVAAGPLAGRTAPDLVVHGSGGPVRLAELTRAARPLLLDATGAYAAVAAPWRDRVDVVTGPLEGTAATAMLVRPDCFVAWSAGAGEGTPDGTTGNDTTDGTTGKGTPDGTAGGNTADGTLRAALTAHFGRP, from the coding sequence ATGATCGATGTCCTGGTGGCCGGTGCCGGCCCCAACGGTCTCATGCTGGCCTGCGAACTCGCGCTCGCCGGCGTCCACCCGGTCGTCCTCGAACGCCGCCTGGAACCGACCGGCGAACCCCGCGCCAACGGCCTCGTCGGCCAGGTAGTCCGGCTGCTCGACAGGCGCGGCCTCTACACCCGGCTCAGCGGCGAGAGCACCCCGCCGGCACCGCTGCCGGCGTTCACGTTCGGGGCGCTCCCGCTGGACCTCACGATGCTCGCGGACAACCCGCACTACGTACTCGGTGTGCCGCAGGCCCGGCTGGAGGCCGAGCTCGCCGCCCGCGCCACCGAACTCGGCGTCGACGTGCGCCGCGGCCACGAGATCATCGGCCTGCGTCAGCGCCCCGACGCCGTCGAGGTCGACCTCGCCGACGGTACGCGGCTCACCTGTCGCTTCCTGGTCGGCGCCGACGGTGGGCACAGCACGGTGCGCCGCCTCGCCGGGATCGGCTTCCCCGGCGTCACCGACGACCGGTCGGTCTCGCGCACCGCCACGGTCACCGTCCCCGCATCGTTCCTCGACCCCGCCACCGGTGGGTTACGCGTCCCCGGCTACGGCGTCGTCCCGCCGTTCCAGCACACCCGCACCCCTCGCGGCCTGATCGCCTGGGCCCCGTTCCCCGGCCGCCCGGCGGTGCTGACCACCACAGAGTGGCCGGGCACCCCGGGGTCCGCTCCGCAGCCGGCGGGCCCGGCGGAGCCGATGAGCCTGGCGGAGCTGCGCGCCAGCGTGGCCCGGGTGCTCGGTGCCGGTTTGCCGATCGGCCCGCCCGACGGGCCCGGCCTGCTGCGCCGGCTGACCGGCGGCAACACCCGGATCGCCGACCGGTACCGGGACGGCCGGGTGCTGCTGCTCGGCGACGCCGCCCACGTGCACCCGGCGATCGGCGGACCCGGCCTCAACCTGGGCCTGCAGGACGCCGCCAACCTGGGCTGGAAACTCGCCGCCACGGTACGCGGCTGGGCACCGGACGACCTGCTCGACACGTACGAGGCCGAGCGCCGCCCGGTCGCCGACCGCGTCGTCATGTCCACCCTGGCGCAGTCCGCGCTGATCGGCCCCGGCGAGGAGATCACCGGGCTGCGGGAGCTCTTCACCGAACTGCTGCGCACACCGCAGGTGACCGGGCACATCGCGGCGCTGATGTCCGGCGCGGACGTCAGCTACCCGGCCGTCGCCGCCGGCCCGCTCGCCGGGCGTACCGCTCCGGACCTGGTCGTGCACGGCAGCGGCGGCCCGGTCCGGCTGGCCGAGCTGACCCGCGCCGCGCGGCCGCTGCTGCTGGACGCCACGGGCGCCTACGCCGCCGTCGCCGCGCCGTGGCGGGACCGGGTCGACGTGGTCACCGGACCGCTGGAGGGCACGGCCGCGACCGCGATGCTGGTGCGGCCCGACTGCTTCGTCGCCTGGTCCGCCGGAGCCGGCGAGGGCACCCCGGACGGCACGACCGGCAACGACACCACGGACGGCACAACCGGCAAGGGCACCCCGGACGGCACGGCCGGCGGGAACACCGCGGACGGCACGCTGCGCGCCGCGCTCACCGCCCACTTCGGCCGCCCGTAA
- a CDS encoding TetR/AcrR family transcriptional regulator, producing the protein MTGLRERKKAETRAALGWAAIHLTAERGYDNVRVEDIAEAAGVSPRTFNNYFSSKAEAIASRHLDRSLRTAAALRERPAGEPLWAALTAAALEQFTRGPEVEAMPSPAHAQWAAGVRTMLAEPALQGERLRAAATAEAELAAAVAERTGTDLATDMYPRLVAAAASAAVAVAMGHFLDSADPPAPIEQLITDAFTQIAAGLPVPPR; encoded by the coding sequence ATGACAGGGCTGCGGGAGCGCAAGAAGGCCGAGACCCGGGCCGCGCTCGGCTGGGCCGCCATCCATCTCACCGCCGAGCGCGGCTACGACAACGTCCGCGTCGAGGACATCGCCGAGGCGGCCGGTGTCTCCCCGCGTACCTTCAACAACTATTTCTCCAGCAAGGCCGAGGCGATCGCCTCGCGCCACCTCGACCGCAGCCTGCGCACCGCCGCCGCGCTGCGCGAGCGGCCCGCCGGCGAGCCGCTCTGGGCGGCGCTCACCGCCGCCGCGCTGGAGCAGTTCACCCGTGGGCCCGAGGTCGAGGCGATGCCGTCGCCCGCACACGCCCAGTGGGCGGCCGGCGTGCGGACCATGCTCGCCGAGCCCGCGCTGCAGGGTGAGCGGCTCCGCGCCGCCGCGACCGCCGAGGCCGAGCTGGCCGCCGCCGTGGCGGAGCGCACCGGCACCGACCTCGCCACCGACATGTACCCGCGGCTTGTCGCGGCCGCCGCCAGCGCCGCCGTCGCCGTCGCGATGGGGCACTTCCTGGACAGCGCCGACCCGCCCGCCCCGATCGAGCAGCTCATCACCGACGCCTTCACCCAGATCGCCGCCGGCCTGCCGGTTCCACCCCGCTGA
- a CDS encoding glycosyltransferase — MRILIGTDIRATGSETAWELGNRLASALAVSHDVHVVRPAANRQDAPAIAAPGVTEHPIRSMPLVGRRNRRISVPIGRRRRVREILDRVRPDVVHVLGQLSLCRTLVEAAHDRGIAVVATSHLTPEALADSVLLGGGGRAVAQEWLWRNAARSLAQADVVTAPTPYAAALVTVAGIRPVHLVSTGVDLARFRPGIAADAFRARHGVPAGPTIGFVGRLDPDKCLDVLIRALPSVRAHVDARLLVVGDGTARPRLQALAGRLGLAGHVVFTGFVPEAELPAAYAAMTVFATAGAAHLRAGTLLEAMACGRAIVGPDAAAVPGLMRQGRAGLLFPPGDAGALAGRLVELLTDPFRTATLGLNARELAGHHDQRLTAAEFDQLYRNARHPAQGADR, encoded by the coding sequence ATGCGCATCCTCATCGGCACCGACATCCGGGCCACCGGCTCGGAGACCGCGTGGGAGCTCGGGAACCGCCTCGCGAGTGCTCTCGCCGTCAGCCACGACGTCCACGTCGTCCGCCCCGCGGCGAACCGCCAGGACGCTCCCGCGATAGCGGCACCCGGCGTCACCGAACACCCGATCCGGTCGATGCCGCTGGTCGGCCGCCGCAACCGGCGGATCAGTGTGCCGATCGGCCGTCGCCGGCGCGTCCGCGAGATCCTCGACCGGGTCCGGCCCGACGTCGTCCACGTGCTCGGCCAGCTGTCGCTGTGCCGAACCCTGGTCGAAGCCGCCCACGACCGAGGCATCGCCGTCGTGGCGACCAGCCACCTCACTCCCGAAGCGCTGGCCGACAGTGTGCTGCTCGGCGGTGGCGGCCGGGCCGTGGCACAGGAGTGGCTCTGGCGCAACGCCGCACGTTCGCTCGCGCAGGCGGACGTGGTCACCGCTCCGACACCGTACGCGGCAGCACTGGTCACCGTCGCCGGGATCCGTCCCGTGCACCTGGTCTCCACCGGTGTCGACCTGGCGCGGTTCCGGCCGGGGATCGCCGCCGACGCCTTCCGCGCCCGCCACGGAGTGCCCGCCGGACCGACCATCGGGTTCGTCGGCCGGCTCGACCCGGACAAGTGCCTCGATGTCCTGATCCGGGCGCTGCCCTCCGTCCGGGCCCACGTCGACGCGCGGCTGCTGGTGGTCGGCGACGGCACGGCACGCCCTCGGCTGCAGGCGCTCGCCGGACGGCTCGGCCTCGCCGGCCACGTCGTGTTCACGGGGTTCGTTCCCGAGGCCGAGTTACCGGCGGCGTACGCCGCCATGACCGTCTTCGCCACCGCGGGCGCCGCCCATCTGCGTGCCGGCACGCTGCTGGAGGCGATGGCGTGCGGTCGCGCCATCGTCGGCCCGGACGCGGCGGCGGTACCGGGACTGATGCGACAGGGCCGGGCCGGGCTGCTGTTCCCGCCGGGCGACGCTGGCGCCCTCGCCGGACGGCTCGTCGAGCTGCTCACCGATCCGTTCCGCACCGCGACCCTCGGCCTGAACGCCCGCGAGCTGGCCGGGCACCACGACCAGCGGCTCACCGCCGCCGAATTCGACCAGCTGTACCGCAACGCCCGCCACCCGGCACAGGGAGCCGATCGGTGA
- a CDS encoding response regulator: MIRILIVDNQPMIRAGIHAILASQNDMSVVGEAENGRIGVERARSLRPDVVLMDVRMPELDGLAATAELLDPRRAGERPPRVLMLTTFDIDDYVYAALRAGASGFLLKDTEPEELIQAVRVIAAGEALLSPSVTRRLIENFIGSQPVTPASTVLNILTDREREVLRLMATGSSNAEIAATLFIAEQTTKTHVSRILNKLGLRDRVHAVVFGYENGLVTPGRRNPG, from the coding sequence ATGATCCGCATTCTCATCGTCGACAACCAGCCGATGATCAGAGCCGGCATCCACGCGATCCTCGCCTCCCAGAACGACATGTCGGTCGTCGGAGAGGCGGAGAACGGCCGGATCGGTGTCGAACGGGCCCGCAGCCTGCGCCCCGATGTCGTGCTCATGGACGTGCGCATGCCGGAGCTGGACGGGCTGGCCGCGACCGCGGAACTGCTCGATCCGCGCCGGGCCGGGGAGCGCCCGCCGAGGGTCCTGATGCTCACCACCTTCGACATCGACGACTATGTGTACGCGGCGTTGCGGGCCGGGGCCAGCGGGTTCCTGCTCAAGGACACCGAACCGGAAGAGCTGATCCAGGCGGTCCGGGTCATCGCCGCCGGGGAGGCGCTGCTCTCACCGAGCGTCACCCGCCGCCTGATCGAGAACTTCATCGGCTCCCAGCCGGTCACCCCGGCGAGCACGGTCCTCAACATCCTGACCGACCGGGAGCGCGAGGTGCTGCGGCTGATGGCCACCGGATCGTCCAATGCCGAGATCGCTGCGACGCTCTTCATCGCCGAACAGACCACCAAGACGCACGTGAGCCGGATCCTGAACAAGCTGGGCCTGCGGGACCGGGTGCACGCTGTCGTGTTCGGCTACGAGAACGGCCTGGTCACCCCGGGCCGGAGAAATCCGGGCTAG
- a CDS encoding antibiotic biosynthesis monooxygenase family protein, with amino-acid sequence MIMRIWRTRVDESRAGEYERFAAEQSLPMFAAQPGFRGLLFGRDGERCTVVTLWQDATAADALETSPAYRETVARITAAGFLTGESTVERVAVHGSHLPGTPL; translated from the coding sequence ATGATTATGCGAATCTGGCGCACCCGCGTCGACGAGAGCCGCGCCGGGGAGTACGAGCGCTTCGCCGCCGAGCAGTCACTGCCGATGTTCGCCGCGCAGCCCGGCTTCCGCGGCCTGCTGTTCGGCCGCGACGGCGAGCGGTGCACCGTCGTCACGCTCTGGCAGGACGCGACGGCCGCGGACGCGCTCGAGACGTCACCGGCCTACCGGGAGACCGTCGCACGGATCACGGCCGCCGGCTTCCTGACGGGTGAGTCGACGGTGGAACGCGTGGCCGTGCACGGCAGCCACCTGCCGGGCACGCCACTCTGA
- a CDS encoding AAA family ATPase, whose product MFLAEIRLDVAPDEGHPFDLPVVRALRDGRGLRFRTPVTLLAGDNGSGKSTLIEAIAVAAGFNPEGGTTAFRFATRATESSLGEHLTLSRVAGRKPRTGFFLRAESFYNVATEIEQLGVVGSYGGVSPHERSHGESFLDLAVHRFGPGGLYLLDEPEAALSVNGCLALLVRIAELVAQGSQFVIATHSPVLLACPEATILEIGGDGRIGEVDYDRAEAVALTRTFLADPQRMLRRLLQDDR is encoded by the coding sequence ATGTTTCTCGCGGAAATCCGGCTGGACGTGGCGCCGGACGAAGGCCATCCGTTCGATCTGCCGGTGGTGCGGGCGCTGCGGGACGGCCGCGGGCTGCGGTTTCGCACGCCGGTGACGTTGCTGGCGGGTGACAACGGCAGCGGCAAGTCGACGCTGATCGAGGCGATCGCGGTGGCGGCCGGGTTCAATCCCGAGGGCGGGACGACGGCGTTCCGCTTCGCGACGCGGGCCACCGAGTCGTCGCTCGGTGAGCATCTGACGCTGTCGCGGGTGGCGGGGCGCAAGCCGCGGACCGGGTTCTTCCTGCGGGCGGAGTCGTTCTACAACGTCGCGACCGAAATCGAGCAGCTCGGGGTGGTCGGCTCCTACGGTGGGGTGTCGCCGCACGAGCGGTCGCACGGTGAGTCGTTCCTGGATCTGGCGGTGCATCGGTTCGGGCCGGGCGGGCTGTATCTGCTGGACGAGCCGGAGGCGGCGCTGTCGGTGAACGGCTGCCTGGCGCTGCTGGTGCGCATCGCCGAGCTGGTGGCGCAGGGCAGCCAGTTCGTCATCGCCACGCATTCGCCGGTGCTGCTGGCCTGCCCGGAAGCCACGATCCTGGAGATCGGCGGGGACGGGCGGATCGGCGAGGTGGATTACGACCGGGCCGAGGCGGTCGCGCTGACCCGCACGTTCCTGGCCGATCCGCAGCGGATGCTGCGGCGCCTGCTGCAGGACGATCGGTGA